The Burkholderia ambifaria AMMD genome includes a region encoding these proteins:
- a CDS encoding NAD(P)/FAD-dependent oxidoreductase — protein MRFGSYWLDTSEPFVSRSTERPDGNCDVVVVGGGITGSAAALALAKKGARVIVCEAGTVGQAASGRNGGMCNNGFAQDYASLSQRIGTELANRLYLAFDAGVDTVERLVREESIDCDFVRRGKLKLAAKPEHYDKLARSQALLAASVDPDTRLVTKAELRDEIGSNRYHGGLLFGKSAGMHVGRYVRGLARAAQARGAHILEHAPVLGLQRQAGGAYAVQTPLGEIRARQVLLASGISQVGPFGWVRRRIVPVGAFIIVTEPLPRELLDRLLPTRRMVTDTKNFVNFFRVTPDNRMLFGGRARFAASNPRSDEKSGAILRQQMAAVFPELAAVRIDYCWGGMVDMTANRLPRAGQRDGVYYSMGYSGHGTHMATLMGTLMAEIMDGRADLNPWQSFDWPAIPGHFGKPWFLPFVGAWYRLKDTLQ, from the coding sequence ATGCGTTTCGGTTCCTACTGGCTCGATACGTCCGAGCCGTTCGTGAGCCGCTCGACCGAGCGGCCTGACGGAAATTGCGACGTGGTGGTGGTGGGCGGCGGCATCACCGGTTCGGCCGCCGCACTGGCGCTGGCCAAGAAAGGCGCGCGCGTGATCGTCTGCGAGGCGGGCACCGTCGGGCAGGCGGCATCGGGACGCAACGGCGGCATGTGCAACAACGGCTTCGCGCAGGATTACGCGTCGCTGTCGCAGCGCATCGGCACGGAACTGGCCAACCGGCTCTATCTCGCGTTCGACGCGGGTGTCGACACGGTCGAGCGGCTGGTCAGGGAGGAGTCGATCGATTGCGATTTCGTGCGGCGCGGCAAGCTCAAGCTCGCGGCGAAGCCCGAGCACTACGACAAGCTCGCGCGAAGTCAGGCCCTGCTCGCGGCGAGCGTCGACCCCGACACGCGCCTGGTCACGAAGGCGGAGCTGCGCGACGAGATCGGCTCGAACCGATATCACGGCGGGCTGCTGTTCGGCAAGAGCGCCGGGATGCATGTTGGCCGTTATGTACGCGGCCTCGCGCGCGCCGCGCAAGCCCGCGGCGCGCATATTCTCGAGCATGCGCCGGTGCTCGGCCTGCAGCGGCAAGCGGGCGGCGCGTACGCGGTGCAAACACCGCTCGGCGAGATCCGTGCGCGCCAGGTGCTGCTCGCGAGCGGCATCTCGCAGGTCGGGCCGTTCGGCTGGGTTCGCCGCAGGATCGTGCCGGTCGGCGCGTTCATCATCGTCACCGAGCCGTTGCCGCGCGAGCTGCTCGACCGGTTGCTGCCGACGCGCCGGATGGTCACCGACACGAAGAACTTCGTGAATTTCTTCCGCGTCACGCCCGACAACCGGATGCTGTTCGGCGGGCGCGCGCGTTTTGCCGCGTCGAATCCGCGCTCCGACGAAAAGAGCGGGGCGATCCTGCGGCAGCAGATGGCCGCCGTGTTTCCCGAGCTGGCCGCTGTGCGCATCGACTATTGCTGGGGCGGGATGGTCGACATGACGGCCAACCGGCTGCCGCGCGCAGGCCAGCGCGACGGCGTTTACTACTCGATGGGTTATAGCGGCCACGGCACGCACATGGCGACGCTGATGGGCACGCTGATGGCGGAGATCATGGACGGACGCGCCGATCTCAATCCGTGGCAAAGCTTCGACTGGCCCGCGATTCCCGGCCACTTCGGCAAGCCGTGGTTTCTGCCGTTCGTCGGCGCATGGTATCGACTCAAGGACACGCTGCAATGA
- a CDS encoding NAD(P)/FAD-dependent oxidoreductase, with protein sequence MSPPLRHIETSPTPPASADVVVIGGGIIGVFTAYYLARRGVSVALVEKGRIGAEQSSRNWGWCRQQNRDARELPMASKSIDLWERFAAESGEDTGFHRCGLLYLSNDDEELSRWASWGEFAKTAGVTTYMLDSKQAAERGRATGRQWKGGVFSPTDGTADPGKAAPAVAAALIKLGGSVHQHCAARGIELEGGRVAGVVTEAGVIKTRTVVMAGGAWASSFCRQLGIRFPQASIRQSILSVSPVETPLPDAMYTSGVSITRRSDGRYALAISGRARVDLTPQFLRFAPQFVPMFAKRWRNLLPGGLEGVRGGHETLKRWRLDAPTPMEAVRILDPKPDMPTVTETYRRAAELLPELRDAKITHAWAGFVDSTPDGVPGIGEVPGVPGLILAAGFSGHGFGIGPGAGHLIADLASGAQPFVDPAPYRPGRFSESAWGKVADF encoded by the coding sequence ATGTCCCCTCCGCTGCGCCATATTGAAACTTCGCCCACGCCACCGGCTTCGGCCGACGTCGTCGTGATCGGCGGCGGCATCATCGGCGTCTTCACCGCCTACTACCTCGCCCGGCGCGGGGTGTCGGTCGCGCTGGTCGAGAAGGGCCGAATCGGCGCCGAGCAGTCGAGCCGCAACTGGGGCTGGTGCCGGCAGCAGAACCGCGATGCGCGCGAGTTGCCGATGGCGAGCAAGAGCATCGACCTGTGGGAACGATTCGCGGCCGAATCCGGCGAAGACACGGGCTTTCATCGCTGCGGCTTGCTGTATCTGAGCAATGACGACGAAGAGCTGTCCCGCTGGGCCAGTTGGGGCGAATTCGCGAAGACCGCGGGCGTGACCACGTACATGCTCGACAGCAAGCAGGCCGCCGAGCGCGGACGGGCAACCGGGCGGCAGTGGAAGGGCGGCGTGTTCTCGCCGACCGACGGCACGGCCGATCCAGGCAAGGCCGCGCCGGCCGTGGCCGCCGCGCTGATCAAGCTGGGCGGCAGTGTCCACCAGCACTGCGCGGCGCGCGGCATCGAACTCGAGGGCGGCCGGGTCGCGGGCGTCGTCACCGAGGCGGGCGTCATCAAGACCCGAACGGTCGTGATGGCCGGCGGTGCATGGGCGTCGTCGTTCTGCCGCCAGCTCGGCATCCGGTTTCCGCAAGCGTCGATCCGTCAGTCGATCCTGAGCGTGTCGCCGGTCGAAACGCCGTTGCCGGATGCGATGTACACGTCCGGCGTGTCCATCACGCGCCGCAGCGACGGACGCTACGCATTGGCGATCAGCGGCCGCGCGCGCGTGGACCTGACGCCGCAGTTCCTGCGCTTCGCGCCGCAATTCGTGCCGATGTTCGCGAAACGCTGGCGCAATCTGCTGCCGGGCGGCCTCGAAGGCGTACGCGGCGGCCACGAAACGTTGAAGCGCTGGCGCCTCGACGCGCCGACGCCGATGGAAGCCGTGCGCATTCTCGATCCGAAGCCCGACATGCCGACGGTCACCGAAACGTACCGCCGCGCGGCCGAACTGTTGCCCGAACTGCGCGACGCGAAGATCACGCACGCGTGGGCCGGGTTCGTCGACAGCACGCCGGACGGCGTGCCGGGCATCGGCGAAGTGCCGGGGGTGCCGGGGCTGATCCTCGCGGCGGGGTTTTCGGGTCACGGCTTCGGGATTGGCCCGGGCGCCGGGCACCTGATCGCCGATCTCGCGTCCGGTGCGCAACCTTTCGTGGACCCGGCGCCGTACCGGCCCGGCCGGTTCAGCGAGTCCGCATGGGGCAAGGTCGCGGATTTCTAG
- a CDS encoding aldehyde dehydrogenase family protein has protein sequence MNSLVNSPVRHLKEAGRLDRFFIDGDWVLPDGGDRFAVVCPSTEDTLCDIPLGSARDADRAVQAARNAFERWAATSPQERAALLDRVHALMLERAESFAMALALEMGAPIGYARGAHVPLAAEHIRVARDNLARYPFVSRRGTTAVVREPIGVCALITPWNWPIYQITAKVGPALAAGCTVVLKPSELSPLSALLFAEVIADAGVPAGVFNLVSGSGEAVGAALSSHPEVDMVSITGSTRAGVLVAQAAAPTVKRVAQELGGKSPNVVLPDADLQQAIAPGVAAAFRNMGQSCSAPTRMIVPRDALGAVEELAVAAAQRLIVGDPFDDATTHGPLANRAQFGRVAQMIDVGIDERAKLIAGGPGRPAGFDRGFYARPTIFSDVRTDMAIAQQEIFGPVLAILPYDTVDEAVAIANDTVYGLGAHVQGADKERARAVAARIRSGQVHLNYPAWDPQAPFGGYKQSGNGREYGIEGMEEYMEIKSVVGFYD, from the coding sequence ATGAATTCACTCGTCAATTCACCGGTTCGCCACCTGAAGGAAGCCGGCAGGCTGGATCGCTTCTTCATCGACGGCGACTGGGTGCTACCCGACGGCGGCGACCGGTTCGCGGTCGTCTGCCCGTCCACCGAAGACACGCTGTGCGACATCCCGCTCGGCAGCGCACGCGATGCCGACCGCGCGGTGCAGGCCGCGCGCAACGCGTTCGAACGCTGGGCCGCGACCTCGCCGCAAGAACGCGCCGCGCTGCTCGACCGCGTGCATGCGTTGATGCTGGAGCGCGCGGAATCGTTCGCCATGGCGCTCGCGCTCGAAATGGGCGCGCCGATCGGCTATGCACGCGGCGCCCATGTGCCGCTCGCAGCCGAACATATCCGGGTCGCGCGCGACAATCTGGCCCGCTACCCGTTCGTCTCGCGGCGCGGGACGACCGCGGTCGTACGCGAGCCGATCGGCGTATGCGCGTTGATCACGCCGTGGAACTGGCCGATCTATCAGATCACCGCGAAGGTCGGCCCGGCGCTCGCCGCAGGCTGCACGGTGGTGCTGAAACCCAGCGAGCTGTCGCCGCTCAGCGCGCTGCTGTTCGCGGAAGTGATCGCCGATGCGGGCGTGCCCGCGGGCGTGTTCAACCTGGTGAGCGGCAGCGGCGAGGCGGTGGGCGCCGCGCTTTCGTCGCACCCCGAGGTCGACATGGTGTCGATTACCGGGTCGACGCGCGCGGGCGTGCTCGTCGCGCAGGCGGCGGCCCCGACCGTCAAGCGCGTCGCGCAGGAGCTGGGCGGCAAATCGCCGAACGTCGTGTTGCCGGACGCGGACCTGCAGCAGGCCATCGCGCCGGGCGTGGCCGCCGCGTTCCGCAACATGGGGCAATCGTGCAGCGCACCGACCCGCATGATCGTGCCGCGCGACGCGCTCGGCGCGGTGGAGGAACTGGCCGTCGCAGCAGCGCAGCGGCTGATCGTCGGCGATCCGTTCGACGATGCGACGACGCACGGGCCGCTCGCCAATCGCGCGCAGTTCGGTCGCGTCGCGCAGATGATCGACGTGGGCATCGACGAACGGGCGAAGCTGATCGCCGGCGGCCCCGGACGGCCCGCGGGATTCGACCGCGGCTTCTATGCGCGGCCGACGATCTTTTCCGACGTGCGCACCGACATGGCGATCGCGCAGCAGGAGATCTTCGGGCCGGTCCTGGCGATCCTTCCTTACGATACGGTCGACGAAGCCGTCGCGATCGCGAACGACACCGTCTATGGGCTCGGCGCGCATGTGCAGGGCGCCGACAAGGAACGCGCACGTGCGGTGGCCGCGCGCATCCGCTCGGGGCAGGTGCATCTGAACTACCCGGCATGGGATCCGCAGGCGCCGTTCGGCGGCTACAAGCAGTCGGGTAACGGTCGCGAGTACGGGATCGAAGGGATGGAGGAGTATATGGAGATCAAGTCCGTCGTCGGCTTTTACGACTGA